A window of Patescibacteria group bacterium contains these coding sequences:
- a CDS encoding DUF2304 domain-containing protein — translation MLVIQVILAATLLAALALTWRRARQGALSRRAAIVWSLVWLGAAVVVLRPEVADLFANVVGVGRGSDAVLYVSVVALAYLMFRLFLRFDRLERDITKLVRRIALDEATRPQADKASGENP, via the coding sequence ATGCTCGTCATCCAAGTCATCCTTGCCGCGACGCTCCTTGCCGCGCTGGCTCTCACCTGGCGGCGCGCCAGGCAAGGCGCCTTGAGCCGCCGCGCGGCGATCGTCTGGAGCCTCGTTTGGCTTGGCGCCGCCGTCGTCGTGCTGCGCCCGGAGGTCGCCGACCTGTTCGCGAACGTCGTGGGCGTGGGTCGCGGGTCGGACGCGGTGCTCTACGTGTCCGTGGTGGCGCTCGCGTACCTCATGTTCCGCCTCTTCCTCCGGTTCGACCGCCTAGAGCGGGATATCACGAAATTGGTGAGGAGGATCGCGCTGGATGAGGCGACAAGGCCTCAGGCGGACAAGGCCTCAGGGGAAAATCCTTAA
- a CDS encoding HIT family protein — translation MTDPSINSGFNNCVFCKIVTGDIPSHKVYEDADTLAFLDIHPVNAGHTLVIPKAHFENFAQTPKETAATLLHLSQRLAPGILKAVGADAFNLSTNNGRAAGQLVFHTHFHLIPRFPADGHKMWQGSDEHQDFAAMALKIKECVGRSA, via the coding sequence ATGACCGACCCTTCAATAAACTCAGGGTTTAACAACTGCGTCTTCTGCAAGATCGTCACGGGCGACATCCCGTCGCACAAGGTGTACGAGGACGCCGACACGCTGGCGTTCCTTGACATCCATCCGGTGAACGCCGGGCACACGCTCGTGATCCCAAAGGCGCATTTCGAGAATTTCGCGCAGACGCCGAAGGAGACGGCCGCGACGCTCCTCCACCTGTCCCAGCGCCTCGCCCCCGGCATCCTCAAGGCGGTCGGGGCCGACGCGTTCAACCTGTCCACCAACAACGGCCGCGCGGCCGGACAGCTGGTGTTCCACACCCATTTCCACCTCATCCCGCGTTTCCCGGCGGACGGGCACAAGATGTGGCAAGGTTCCGACGAGCACCAGGATTTCGCCGCGATGGCATTGAAAATTAAGGAGTGCGTAGGACGTAGTGCGTAG
- a CDS encoding glycosyltransferase has translation MRLLIISNLYPPIQRGGAEQVASRITSELFVRGHEVSVLSTMPYAGMGSLRSRVTETDLEPIERFYPLNFYHTLNDHRYPAPVRAAWHMVDLWSPIPRRVTLDVIHRRAPEAVLTHNLKGIGLQVAAAIRASGIPHVHTLHDVQLSIPSGLLIAGEERGPFNSTPLRLMYEAATGRAVGSPHVVISPSRFLADFYRERGFFPKSRIEVMPNPAPDMGTRPQTTRQEGPLRLLYVGQLEPHKGIRFLLESLEGLDIPFHLHVAGEGSLAAFVSDRAKHDKRITYHGFVSQEPLMKLLALCDATLVPSLCYENSPTVIYESLAVGTPVVASRIGGVGELIRDGENGFLYEPGQATGLREALTRMAAKVGDFRAREGEIRKGMDDYALPKYVDRLEKLIGEVKDVG, from the coding sequence ATGCGCCTCCTCATCATCTCCAACCTCTATCCTCCCATCCAGCGCGGCGGGGCCGAGCAGGTGGCTTCGCGCATCACGAGCGAGCTGTTCGTGCGCGGCCACGAGGTGAGCGTGCTTTCCACGATGCCGTACGCGGGGATGGGTTCGCTGCGGTCGCGGGTGACGGAAACCGACCTTGAGCCCATCGAGCGCTTCTACCCGCTCAACTTCTACCACACGCTCAACGACCACCGGTACCCGGCGCCCGTGCGCGCGGCCTGGCACATGGTGGACCTGTGGAGCCCGATCCCAAGGCGCGTCACCCTCGACGTGATCCATCGTCGCGCCCCGGAAGCGGTGCTCACGCACAACCTCAAGGGGATCGGGCTTCAGGTCGCCGCCGCGATCCGCGCCTCCGGCATCCCGCACGTGCACACCCTCCACGACGTGCAGCTTTCGATTCCCAGCGGCCTGCTCATCGCCGGGGAAGAGCGCGGGCCGTTCAACTCCACCCCGCTGCGCCTCATGTACGAGGCGGCCACGGGCCGGGCCGTGGGCTCGCCGCACGTCGTCATCTCTCCCTCCCGTTTTCTCGCGGACTTCTACCGCGAGCGCGGGTTCTTCCCCAAGAGCCGCATCGAGGTGATGCCCAATCCGGCGCCGGACATGGGCACGCGCCCGCAGACCACGCGCCAGGAAGGGCCGCTGCGCCTCCTCTACGTGGGCCAGCTCGAGCCGCACAAGGGGATCCGGTTCCTGCTCGAGTCGCTCGAAGGGCTCGACATTCCGTTCCACCTGCACGTGGCCGGCGAAGGGTCGCTCGCGGCGTTCGTGTCGGATCGGGCCAAGCATGACAAGCGGATCACCTACCACGGGTTCGTGTCGCAGGAACCGCTCATGAAGCTGCTCGCGCTGTGCGACGCGACCCTCGTGCCGAGCCTCTGCTACGAGAATTCGCCCACCGTGATTTACGAATCGCTCGCGGTGGGGACCCCGGTGGTAGCCAGCCGCATCGGCGGGGTGGGGGAGCTCATCCGCGACGGGGAAAACGGGTTCTTGTACGAACCCGGCCAGGCCACGGGCCTACGCGAAGCCCTCACGCGCATGGCCGCCAAGGTCGGGGATTTCCGTGCCCGGGAGGGGGAGATCCGAAAGGGGATGGATGACTACGCGTTGCCCAAGTACGTGGATCGGTTGGAAAAGCTGATTGGGGAGGTGAAGGATGTAGGATGA
- a CDS encoding CDP-alcohol phosphatidyltransferase family protein, whose translation MFERRDPHQLYLHDHLLGATVVRLVPRFVTPNMITVFRFAATPFVLWLLLTQRFGLGLVAFVLVAFTDALDGSVARIRRKVTAWGTFYDPVADKLLIGSVVLLVVLPRLPFELALAIVGFEIAITVGAAVGRRKGRLISANGFGKTKMFLQVVGVSLALLSLAAPTIPEALTIAVGILWMSVAFAFVSLVTYGL comes from the coding sequence ATGTTCGAGAGGCGCGACCCGCATCAGCTGTACCTGCACGACCATCTGCTCGGGGCCACCGTGGTGCGCCTCGTGCCGCGATTCGTGACCCCGAACATGATCACCGTGTTCCGGTTCGCGGCAACGCCATTCGTGCTCTGGCTCCTGCTTACGCAGCGCTTCGGCCTCGGGCTCGTCGCGTTCGTCCTCGTCGCGTTCACCGACGCGCTCGACGGGAGCGTGGCGCGCATCCGCCGGAAGGTCACGGCTTGGGGGACCTTCTATGATCCGGTCGCGGACAAGCTGCTCATCGGTTCGGTCGTCCTGCTCGTGGTGCTCCCGCGGCTTCCGTTCGAACTCGCCCTCGCGATCGTCGGGTTCGAGATCGCGATCACCGTCGGGGCCGCCGTCGGCCGGCGCAAGGGCCGCCTCATTTCCGCCAACGGGTTCGGGAAGACGAAGATGTTCCTGCAGGTGGTCGGCGTCTCGCTCGCGCTCTTGTCGCTCGCGGCCCCGACGATCCCGGAAGCGCTCACGATCGCCGTCGGCATCCTGTGGATGTCCGTCGCGTTCGCGTTCGTGAGCCTGGTCACCTATGGCCTTTGA
- a CDS encoding glycosyltransferase family 2 protein, with translation MPSRLRPSMPMKVIAVIPAYNEAARLAPVLSRVKGLVDEVVVVDDGSSDDTFEAAKTAGVVALRHAINRGQGAALKTGTISALSRGADVIVHVDGDGQHDPEGITALALPIVRGEADVVYGSRFLGIASEGMPASRRALLLAGRVFSAFALGIPRTFTDPQSGLRAMSAEAARRVTFTQDRKAHCSELLRAVSRSGLRVIEVPTRITYTRETLAKGNKTVDAFHIAWQLLLGAFQK, from the coding sequence ATGCCTTCACGCCTGCGGCCTTCAATGCCTATGAAGGTGATCGCGGTCATCCCGGCTTATAATGAAGCGGCTCGTCTCGCCCCGGTGCTTTCACGCGTGAAGGGGCTTGTCGACGAGGTGGTGGTGGTAGACGACGGATCTTCCGACGACACGTTCGAGGCGGCCAAGACCGCCGGCGTCGTGGCGCTCCGGCATGCCATCAATCGCGGACAGGGCGCCGCGCTCAAGACCGGCACGATCTCCGCGCTGTCGCGCGGCGCCGACGTGATCGTGCACGTGGACGGCGACGGCCAGCACGACCCGGAAGGCATTACGGCGCTCGCGCTCCCCATCGTGCGCGGGGAGGCCGACGTGGTGTACGGCTCGCGATTCCTGGGCATCGCCTCGGAAGGGATGCCCGCGTCGCGTCGAGCGCTGCTCCTTGCGGGCCGCGTGTTCAGCGCCTTCGCGCTGGGGATCCCGCGCACGTTCACCGATCCGCAGAGCGGGCTGCGCGCCATGAGTGCCGAGGCGGCGCGGCGCGTGACCTTCACCCAGGACCGCAAGGCGCATTGCTCGGAGCTGCTGCGCGCCGTGTCGCGCTCCGGCCTGCGCGTGATCGAGGTGCCGACGCGCATCACCTATACGCGAGAGACGCTCGCGAAAGGGAACAAGACCGTCGACGCCTTCCATATCGCCTGGCAGCTGCTGCTCGGAGCATTCCAAAAGTAA
- a CDS encoding glycosyltransferase family 1 protein: MKIAQVVSTYPPYRGGMGRVAHEYTERLRARGENVHVFTPRTRKVMSDPEYVHRVPSPLTIGNGSVMPSLYQRLKGFDLVHLHYPFFGGAEPVIVRKAIRSDQKLVVTYHMDAVADGIRGAIFRAHRRLLFPWLISRADRILVSSREYALTSALADVPGCLDRLEVHPFGVDLERFHPGDEPEMRTRLALDPSVPTILFVGGLDAAHHFKGLPVLLAALERVAGHPWTCLVVGDGDLRPSLQATVEAGALAGRVRFLGSVSEEDLPRIYRLADVHAFPSTERAEAFGLVALEASASGVPTVASDLPGVRTVVLDGATGLLVPPGDATKLADALKLLLERTDLRERLGESARKRAEAEFAWEPLISRLQETYKSF, encoded by the coding sequence ATGAAAATCGCCCAGGTCGTCTCGACGTACCCGCCCTATCGCGGCGGCATGGGGCGCGTCGCCCATGAGTATACCGAGCGTTTGCGCGCCCGGGGCGAGAACGTGCACGTGTTCACGCCGCGCACGCGCAAGGTGATGAGCGACCCCGAGTACGTGCACCGCGTGCCCTCGCCGCTCACAATCGGCAACGGGAGCGTGATGCCGTCGCTGTACCAGCGCCTCAAGGGGTTCGACCTGGTGCACCTGCACTACCCGTTCTTCGGCGGGGCCGAGCCGGTGATCGTGCGCAAGGCGATCCGAAGCGACCAGAAGCTGGTGGTCACCTATCACATGGACGCGGTCGCCGACGGGATCCGCGGCGCCATCTTCCGCGCGCACCGCCGGCTCCTGTTCCCCTGGCTCATCTCCCGCGCGGACCGCATCCTCGTGTCGAGCCGCGAGTACGCGCTGACCTCCGCGCTCGCCGACGTGCCCGGCTGCCTCGACCGCTTGGAAGTGCATCCGTTCGGGGTGGATCTCGAGCGGTTTCATCCAGGCGACGAGCCGGAGATGCGCACGCGTCTTGCCCTCGACCCGTCCGTCCCGACGATCCTGTTCGTGGGGGGGCTCGACGCCGCGCACCACTTTAAGGGGCTCCCCGTGCTGCTTGCCGCGCTCGAACGCGTGGCCGGCCACCCGTGGACCTGTCTCGTCGTAGGCGACGGCGACCTGCGGCCGAGCCTGCAAGCCACCGTAGAGGCTGGCGCGCTTGCCGGACGCGTGCGATTCCTCGGGAGCGTGAGCGAGGAAGACCTGCCGCGCATCTACCGCCTCGCGGACGTCCATGCGTTCCCGTCAACCGAGCGTGCCGAAGCGTTCGGACTCGTCGCGCTCGAGGCATCCGCGAGCGGCGTGCCGACCGTCGCGAGCGACCTGCCCGGCGTGCGCACGGTGGTGCTCGACGGGGCTACCGGCCTGCTCGTCCCGCCCGGGGACGCGACAAAACTCGCCGATGCGCTCAAGCTGCTCCTTGAGCGGACCGACTTGCGCGAGCGCCTGGGAGAAAGCGCCCGCAAGCGCGCCGAGGCCGAATTCGCCTGGGAGCCGCTCATCTCGAGATTGCAGGAAACGTATAAAAGCTTTTAA
- the rfbB gene encoding dTDP-glucose 4,6-dehydratase — MKLLVTGGAGFIGSAFVRYTIREHADDRVVTLDALTYAGNLENLADVKDNPRHEFVHGDVCDRRLVREIVKASDAVVHFAAESHVDRSIAGASDFVRTNVLGTLSILDAVKEHGKRLHHISTDEVFGALKPDDRPFNEHSCYAPRNPYSASKAAADHLVRSYVITHGVKATISNCSNNYGPYHFPEKMIPLFITNLLSGKKVPVYGDGQQVRDWIYVEDHVRGVDLALREGKVGETYLFGGDGEISNLELTKKLIALCGRDESAIENVADRPGHDRRYAIDYGKAKRELGWEPKIGLDEGLKRTVKWFKANQDWVARSKRRG; from the coding sequence ATGAAACTCCTCGTCACGGGCGGCGCGGGATTCATCGGCTCCGCGTTCGTGCGCTACACGATCCGCGAACATGCGGACGACCGGGTCGTGACCCTCGACGCATTGACGTACGCGGGGAATCTCGAGAACCTTGCGGACGTGAAGGACAACCCGCGCCACGAGTTCGTCCATGGGGACGTCTGCGACCGGCGTCTCGTGCGGGAGATCGTAAAGGCGAGCGACGCGGTCGTCCACTTCGCGGCCGAAAGCCACGTGGACCGGTCCATCGCCGGCGCCAGCGATTTCGTACGTACGAACGTCCTCGGGACGCTGTCGATCCTCGACGCGGTGAAGGAACACGGCAAGCGCCTGCATCACATTTCCACCGACGAGGTGTTTGGCGCGCTCAAGCCCGATGACAGGCCGTTTAACGAGCATTCGTGCTACGCCCCGCGCAACCCGTATAGCGCGAGCAAGGCCGCGGCCGACCATCTCGTGCGCTCGTACGTCATCACGCACGGCGTGAAGGCGACGATCTCGAATTGCTCGAACAATTACGGCCCGTATCATTTTCCCGAAAAGATGATCCCGCTGTTCATCACGAACCTGCTCTCCGGGAAGAAGGTGCCGGTGTACGGCGACGGCCAGCAGGTGCGCGATTGGATTTACGTGGAAGACCACGTGCGCGGCGTGGACCTGGCGCTGCGTGAGGGGAAGGTCGGAGAGACCTATCTGTTCGGCGGCGACGGGGAGATTTCGAACCTTGAACTGACGAAGAAGCTGATCGCCTTGTGCGGTCGTGACGAGAGCGCCATCGAGAACGTCGCCGACCGCCCGGGCCACGACCGCCGCTACGCCATCGATTACGGGAAGGCCAAGCGTGAGCTTGGCTGGGAGCCGAAGATCGGATTGGACGAAGGGTTGAAACGGACCGTCAAGTGGTTCAAGGCGAACCAAGACTGGGTGGCGAGGAGCAAACGAAGGGGGTAG
- a CDS encoding glycosyltransferase family 2 protein, with translation MRRQGLRRTRPQGKILNAFTPAAFMPPKIAVIYLSYNSLPYLPEVVSSWEKLDYPREALEIVIVDNASADGSAQWIRDHVLPKSNSVLPRVTFFPSGVNLGFAGGNNLGIDHALLEGADYAYLQNNDAKLDSGCIREAVALAQSDENIGSVQSFMRLWQDPEVVNSTGGMVHFLGFGFVRDNGRYAKDVTATDPSTSLRVDGEEIAYGSGAATLYRATALKAAGLLDDHLFLYHEDLELGWRLRLAGFRNVLSMKSVAFHRYEFSRSVQKLYWMERNRWLVHLSHLKAASLALIAPFMLVEELALAAFAIHGGWFSQKLKAWGAAFDPRTWAYVSRKRKESRTIRKVTDAEIVRLWTGRIEHQATSNPIVEKVANPVLDAIWRVVRKCIVW, from the coding sequence ATGAGGCGACAAGGCCTCAGGCGGACAAGGCCTCAGGGGAAAATCCTTAACGCCTTCACGCCTGCGGCCTTCATGCCCCCCAAGATCGCCGTCATCTACCTTTCTTACAACAGCCTCCCGTACCTTCCGGAGGTCGTTTCATCCTGGGAGAAGCTCGATTACCCGCGCGAGGCGCTTGAGATCGTGATCGTGGACAACGCGAGCGCCGACGGGAGCGCACAGTGGATCCGCGACCACGTGCTTCCCAAGTCCAACAGCGTGCTCCCGCGCGTCACGTTTTTCCCGTCGGGAGTGAACCTGGGGTTCGCGGGAGGGAACAACCTCGGCATCGACCACGCACTGCTCGAAGGCGCCGACTACGCGTATCTGCAGAACAACGATGCCAAACTCGACTCTGGCTGCATCCGCGAGGCCGTGGCGCTTGCGCAGTCCGACGAGAACATCGGTTCCGTCCAGTCGTTCATGCGCCTGTGGCAGGATCCCGAAGTGGTGAACTCCACCGGAGGCATGGTGCATTTCCTCGGGTTCGGGTTCGTGCGCGACAACGGCCGTTACGCGAAGGACGTGACGGCGACGGACCCATCGACTTCGCTCAGGGTAGACGGCGAAGAGATCGCCTACGGCAGCGGCGCGGCCACGCTCTACCGCGCCACGGCGCTCAAGGCCGCCGGGCTGCTCGACGACCATCTGTTCCTGTATCACGAGGATCTCGAGCTCGGTTGGCGCCTCCGGCTCGCCGGGTTCCGCAACGTCCTGTCGATGAAGTCGGTGGCGTTCCATAGGTACGAATTCTCGCGCAGCGTGCAGAAGCTCTACTGGATGGAGCGCAATCGTTGGTTGGTCCATCTTTCGCACCTGAAGGCTGCGTCGCTCGCGCTCATCGCGCCGTTCATGCTCGTTGAGGAGCTGGCGCTCGCGGCGTTCGCGATCCATGGAGGGTGGTTTTCGCAAAAGCTCAAGGCGTGGGGCGCCGCGTTCGACCCGCGCACCTGGGCCTACGTCTCGCGCAAGCGCAAGGAGTCGCGCACGATCCGCAAGGTCACGGACGCCGAGATCGTGCGCCTGTGGACGGGCAGGATCGAGCACCAGGCGACGAGCAACCCGATCGTGGAGAAGGTGGCGAATCCGGTGTTGGATGCAATATGGAGGGTCGTGAGGAAATGCATTGTGTGGTGA
- a CDS encoding NAD-dependent epimerase/dehydratase family protein encodes MSILIFGKGFVGNRCAAAWSDAVLSDARVTDKESALAEIRRVKPDAVLNAAGVKGKPNVDWCDSHRMETILGNTLEPIVLAQACQEAGVYLLHVGSGCIFYGDSPHSDRAWREDDFGNPRPTYSRAKWAADLVLSTLPNVAIARIRMPIDHVPNPGNLLQKLAAYPKVIDVENSITVVDDMVSVFRQLMEQKAPGIFHVTNPGTVRHKEILGLYKELVDPGHSCEWISEADLVGQGLATKARSNNFLASTRLAEFGIAMRPVKEALRDTVEKFARAS; translated from the coding sequence ATGAGCATCCTCATCTTCGGCAAAGGGTTCGTGGGAAACCGCTGCGCGGCCGCGTGGAGCGACGCCGTGCTTTCGGACGCGCGCGTGACGGACAAGGAAAGCGCTTTGGCGGAAATTCGGCGCGTGAAGCCCGACGCGGTGCTGAACGCCGCCGGGGTGAAAGGGAAGCCCAACGTGGACTGGTGCGACAGCCATCGGATGGAAACGATCCTCGGCAACACGCTCGAGCCGATCGTGCTTGCGCAGGCGTGTCAGGAAGCCGGTGTCTACCTGCTGCATGTCGGTTCCGGCTGTATCTTTTACGGCGACAGCCCGCATTCGGACCGAGCCTGGCGCGAAGACGATTTTGGCAACCCGCGCCCGACGTACAGCCGCGCGAAGTGGGCGGCGGACCTCGTCCTTTCGACCTTGCCCAACGTCGCCATCGCAAGGATCCGCATGCCCATCGACCATGTCCCGAATCCGGGCAACCTGCTGCAAAAGCTGGCGGCGTACCCCAAGGTGATCGACGTGGAGAATTCCATCACCGTGGTGGACGACATGGTGTCCGTGTTCCGCCAGCTCATGGAACAGAAGGCGCCCGGCATCTTCCATGTGACCAATCCGGGAACCGTGAGGCACAAGGAGATTCTCGGACTGTACAAAGAGTTGGTCGATCCCGGCCATTCGTGCGAGTGGATTTCCGAAGCGGACCTGGTCGGTCAGGGGTTAGCGACGAAAGCGCGCTCGAACAATTTCCTCGCCTCTACGCGGCTCGCCGAGTTCGGCATCGCGATGCGGCCGGTCAAGGAGGCGTTACGGGATACGGTTGAAAAATTCGCTCGGGCGTCGTAG
- the truD gene encoding tRNA pseudouridine(13) synthase TruD, whose protein sequence is MPSSSDHSLWEREQAFLTKERERVPELFVRPDLANDEVNKRVGILSTPTGMPKGCVKSSPLDFIVEEMRSDGMLSTADLSGACKPLMDGVGTVYADLVKVGISTIDAAGRLATALKLDRKHIGYAGIKDAVALTAQTISFRQTTVDAVKALSIPNLVLTRVGEGKGAVAIGGLKGNRFTLFIRTDGAPDEARMTELVEAVKANGVPNYYGAQRFGTPRYLSHMYGMHVMRGEYEQAVKAVFAAPSAFEIPYFAQRRKRIAEAWGDWKAVRALVTDLPYALRHETQMLAELERGSADMYTKALAAVSQQTDMWVRAYASFLTNLILSEAEISGDTLPDTIPLLLSQREADRAFYKTLTDAHGTGQFQSHLRQSGFDKFVNIGANPSIPSRIKPTMHGFRCVPEGVAISFDLPKGAYATTVLMFLFDVAQGTPEWVTTTEVDTKKLLGTGSVEEAKARLGEFIRQAAKTEADAGE, encoded by the coding sequence ATGCCCTCCTCCTCCGACCACTCCCTCTGGGAACGCGAACAGGCCTTTCTCACGAAAGAACGCGAACGCGTTCCCGAACTGTTCGTCCGTCCCGATCTCGCGAACGATGAGGTGAACAAGCGCGTGGGAATCCTTTCTACGCCGACGGGCATGCCTAAAGGATGCGTGAAATCGTCCCCGCTCGATTTCATCGTGGAGGAAATGCGCTCCGACGGCATGCTGTCCACTGCGGACCTTTCCGGCGCGTGCAAGCCGCTCATGGATGGCGTTGGGACGGTCTATGCCGACTTGGTAAAGGTCGGGATCTCGACGATCGACGCTGCCGGACGCCTTGCCACCGCGCTCAAGCTCGACCGCAAGCACATCGGGTACGCCGGCATCAAGGATGCCGTCGCGCTCACGGCGCAGACCATCAGCTTCCGACAAACCACGGTCGACGCGGTGAAGGCGCTTTCGATCCCGAACTTGGTCCTGACCCGAGTCGGCGAAGGCAAAGGCGCCGTGGCGATCGGCGGATTGAAAGGCAACCGGTTCACCCTGTTCATTCGTACGGACGGAGCGCCCGATGAGGCGCGCATGACGGAACTGGTGGAAGCGGTGAAGGCGAACGGCGTCCCAAACTACTATGGCGCGCAGCGGTTCGGCACGCCGCGCTACCTGTCGCACATGTATGGCATGCACGTCATGCGCGGCGAGTACGAGCAAGCGGTGAAGGCGGTGTTCGCGGCGCCGAGCGCATTCGAGATCCCGTATTTCGCACAGCGCCGCAAGCGGATCGCGGAGGCATGGGGCGATTGGAAAGCGGTTCGCGCGCTCGTCACCGACCTCCCATACGCCTTGCGGCACGAGACCCAGATGCTGGCCGAGCTTGAGCGCGGCAGCGCGGACATGTACACGAAGGCTCTTGCCGCCGTCTCGCAGCAAACCGACATGTGGGTGCGCGCCTATGCGAGCTTCCTCACGAACCTCATCCTTTCGGAAGCCGAGATCTCGGGTGATACCCTGCCCGACACCATTCCCCTGCTCCTCTCGCAGCGCGAAGCCGACCGAGCGTTCTACAAGACGCTCACCGACGCGCATGGCACCGGCCAGTTCCAATCGCATCTCCGGCAATCAGGGTTCGACAAGTTCGTGAACATCGGCGCCAACCCGTCCATCCCCTCCCGCATCAAACCGACGATGCACGGCTTCCGTTGCGTCCCCGAGGGCGTGGCCATCTCGTTCGACCTGCCGAAAGGGGCGTATGCGACGACGGTGCTCATGTTCCTGTTCGACGTGGCACAAGGGACGCCGGAGTGGGTGACCACGACGGAAGTGGATACGAAAAAGCTCCTCGGCACCGGATCGGTGGAGGAGGCAAAGGCGCGGCTCGGGGAATTCATCCGCCAGGCGGCGAAGACGGAAGCGGACGCTGGTGAATAA
- a CDS encoding glucose-1-phosphate thymidylyltransferase, protein MKALIAAGGRATRLRPITWTTNKHLIPLANKPMLAHVIEKIVEAGITDIIVNVNPGEVESMSAVLGDGSAFGAKLTYLEQVGGAKGVAHVVANAEAHLKGERFLFFLGDNIILGSIKKFVERFEAEKLDCMLAFSRVKDPARFGVPEFDAAGNLVRVVEKPEHPPSPFAVTGIYLYDERFFDAFKTIQPSARGEYEISDVNSWYVKNGKVGYEEITGWWKDTGTPDALLEGNALIMDDLARDQFRVDADIPDSSQVQGLVSIGKGTAIGADVLIRGPVVIGKDCVLEHCYVGPYTAIGDGCTVKNAELEHSVLFPGARVETGRRIVNSLLGFNATVSDSRETHPKSGHRMVVGDDSLVEL, encoded by the coding sequence ATGAAAGCGCTCATCGCGGCGGGAGGGCGGGCCACGCGGCTGCGGCCCATCACCTGGACAACGAATAAGCACCTGATCCCGCTTGCCAACAAGCCCATGTTGGCGCACGTGATCGAGAAAATCGTGGAGGCGGGGATCACGGACATCATCGTGAACGTGAACCCAGGGGAAGTCGAGTCCATGTCGGCCGTCCTCGGAGACGGTTCAGCGTTCGGCGCGAAGCTCACCTATCTCGAACAGGTCGGCGGCGCGAAAGGGGTCGCGCACGTCGTCGCGAACGCCGAGGCGCACCTGAAAGGGGAGCGATTCCTGTTTTTTCTCGGCGACAACATCATCCTCGGGAGCATCAAGAAGTTCGTGGAGCGGTTCGAGGCCGAGAAGCTCGACTGCATGCTCGCCTTCTCGCGCGTGAAGGACCCGGCTCGCTTCGGCGTGCCGGAGTTCGACGCGGCAGGGAATCTCGTGCGCGTCGTGGAGAAGCCGGAGCACCCGCCAAGCCCGTTCGCGGTGACCGGCATCTACCTGTACGACGAGCGGTTCTTCGACGCGTTCAAGACGATCCAGCCGTCCGCGCGCGGCGAGTACGAGATTTCCGACGTGAACTCCTGGTACGTGAAAAACGGGAAGGTCGGGTACGAGGAGATCACCGGTTGGTGGAAGGACACGGGGACGCCCGACGCGCTGCTCGAAGGCAACGCGCTCATCATGGACGACCTTGCACGCGATCAGTTCCGCGTCGATGCCGACATCCCCGACTCGTCGCAGGTTCAAGGATTAGTGAGCATCGGCAAGGGGACGGCGATCGGTGCGGACGTACTCATCCGCGGCCCGGTGGTGATCGGCAAGGATTGCGTGTTGGAGCATTGCTACGTCGGCCCGTATACGGCGATCGGCGACGGGTGCACGGTGAAGAACGCCGAGCTCGAGCACTCCGTGCTGTTCCCCGGTGCCCGGGTGGAAACCGGGCGGCGCATCGTGAACTCGCTGCTCGGCTTCAACGCGACCGTGTCGGATTCGCGCGAGACGCATCCCAAGAGCGGGCATCGGATGGTGGTGGGGGATGATAGTTTGGTGGAGTTGTAA